In Atribacteraceae bacterium, the genomic window CCGTCGATCCAGTTATGGGGGCCGAAATCACCCTGGCCTATCTCCAAGCCAACCCGGACACCGACGTGATTTTCAGCGGCAACACCCTGCGGACCGAAACCATCGTGACTCGCCTCCTGGATGAGGGGATCGCGGTGGGTGAGGAAGTTAAAATCGCCCAGATGGATATCTCCGAAAAAATACTGGAATATATCCAGGACGGCTTGGTCATGTTCACTATGGACCAGCAACAGTACATGCAAGGCTATTTGGGTGTGGTATTCGCTTATCTCCATGCCAAGTTTGGCCTGACGCCGCCCCCGACCCCTGTTTCCACCGGGCCGTCGGTCATCACCGCCGACGATATTCCATATCTCCTCGAGCTGGCGGAAAAGGGCTTCCGGTAAACGCAGCCCACTTCGTCGCCCGGCGGGGCATTAAGCCCGTCGGGCGATATTCAATACTTACTCCTGACCCGGCGGTAAACCGGTTTTATCTTCTGAAATCCTTGCCCTGTAGATTATAGAACGTGAACGGGAATGAGGTGATGAATGTGTCCATGACGGAATCCACGGGAAATGTTGCTTTATCGCCGACGTTCATCCCGCTTGGCGAAAGACTCCGTCGAAAACCCGAGTTCGGAGCCATCATTGCGTTTCTGGTTATTTTTGCTTTTTTTTCAATGGTCGCCCCCCGTTTTTTTTCTCTGCGCAACCTGACCTCTGTGTTTACGATCGCTGCTGAATTGGGCATTATGACCATTGGTGCCTCATTTTTAATGATTTGCGGTGAATTCGATCTCTCCATAAGTGGAAACTATGCCCTGGCGGGCTTTCTCTTCGTAATGCTGGGTAACGCCTTTGCCTTTCCTCTGGGCTCGGTGGTGGCGCTCTTGATCGCTCTGGCGATTCCCTGCCTGGTGGGCTTTGTCAATGCGCAAATTACCCTCCGGGGCCAAATTCCTTCTTTTATCGCCACCCTGGGAATGATGATGTTTTTGCGGGGGATACTCCTGGGGATTACCGGGGGGGCTTCCATCTCCTATTTGGGAGACGCGGCGGTTCCTTCCCTTTTGACCGGGCTTTTGGCCTTTCGTTTCCGCCCATCCCACCTCTGGTTCATCTGCCTGATAGTAGTCTTCGCCTTCATTCTAAACCGGACCGTTTTCGGTAACCGGGTCTTTGCCACGGGAGGAAAGAAAGAAGCCGCCCGGACCTTGGGGGTGAATGTCGACCGGGTGAAAACCATCTCCTTTGTAGCTTGTTCGTTGC contains:
- a CDS encoding ABC transporter permease; translation: MTESTGNVALSPTFIPLGERLRRKPEFGAIIAFLVIFAFFSMVAPRFFSLRNLTSVFTIAAELGIMTIGASFLMICGEFDLSISGNYALAGFLFVMLGNAFAFPLGSVVALLIALAIPCLVGFVNAQITLRGQIPSFIATLGMMMFLRGILLGITGGASISYLGDAAVPSLLTGLLAFRFRPSHLWFICLIVVFAFILNRTVFGNRVFATGGKKEAARTLGVNVDRVKTISFVACSLLAAFSGVVAISRFRLANVAFGQGMELEAIAAAVIGGTLMAGGYGSVIGAALGAAIMGMVRTGLVLAGAPAYWYSAFVGVILIVAATMNLKLRRATLER